A genomic segment from Deltaproteobacteria bacterium encodes:
- a CDS encoding methionine--tRNA ligase, which produces MKNRFYITTPIYYVNAEPHLGHAYSTVITDVQNRFHKLRGEETFFLTGTDEHGDKVVQAAEKQGTDPKAYADRISALFRDSWSLLNIEPDRFIRTTEQNHVATVQRILQEVCDKGDIVFREYEGLYCFGCERFYMERELKDGRCPDHGTVPVRLKEKNYFFLMSRYQDWLVDHIKKHQWFITPERYRNEVLSFLKDPLDDLCISRPTSRLTWGIPLPFDDRFITYVWFDALINYLTGLGYPDDPNFSKFWPVAEHVIAKDILKPHGIYWPTMLKAIGLKPYRRLHVHGYWQMRDQKMSKSLGNVVRPIDLVESFGVDATRYCLMQEMVFGLDAGFSEKSFTLRINADLANDLGNLVSRTLAMVQKYVGGKVPSPQDQDGPEKELREAALGLVPVWEKSMESFAIHKALQAVWEVINAANKVIDTSAPWVLARDPAEAGRLRNVLYTLLESLRIFSILLAPVMPSTAGKMQEAMGLDPQVDLNLDAARRWGILIPGTNISRIPSLFPRLETGKAGKKAG; this is translated from the coding sequence ATGAAAAACAGATTCTATATAACAACGCCCATCTACTACGTAAATGCAGAACCTCATCTGGGTCATGCATATTCAACTGTGATTACAGATGTGCAGAACCGGTTCCATAAACTTCGAGGGGAGGAGACCTTTTTTCTGACCGGAACAGATGAACACGGGGATAAAGTTGTTCAGGCAGCAGAGAAGCAGGGAACAGATCCAAAAGCATATGCAGACAGGATAAGCGCCTTATTCAGGGATTCCTGGTCCCTTTTGAACATAGAGCCTGACAGATTTATTCGCACCACGGAACAGAACCATGTTGCAACTGTCCAGCGCATATTGCAGGAAGTCTGCGACAAAGGGGACATAGTCTTCAGGGAATATGAGGGGCTTTACTGCTTTGGGTGTGAGCGCTTCTATATGGAACGGGAGCTCAAGGACGGAAGGTGCCCGGATCATGGCACTGTCCCGGTGCGATTGAAGGAAAAAAATTACTTCTTCCTTATGAGTCGATATCAGGACTGGCTGGTGGACCATATAAAGAAGCACCAGTGGTTCATCACGCCTGAGCGTTACAGGAATGAAGTACTGTCCTTTTTGAAAGATCCCCTGGATGATCTGTGCATCTCAAGGCCGACCAGCCGTCTCACATGGGGCATACCACTTCCTTTTGACGATAGATTTATAACCTATGTCTGGTTTGATGCCCTGATCAACTATCTGACCGGTCTGGGATATCCGGATGATCCAAATTTTTCAAAATTCTGGCCGGTGGCCGAGCACGTGATAGCCAAAGACATCCTGAAGCCTCACGGGATATACTGGCCTACTATGCTCAAGGCCATTGGACTCAAGCCTTATAGGCGTCTCCATGTCCACGGATATTGGCAGATGCGTGATCAGAAGATGTCCAAGAGCCTCGGAAATGTAGTACGACCGATTGATCTGGTTGAATCCTTTGGTGTAGATGCAACCAGATACTGTCTGATGCAGGAGATGGTCTTCGGCCTGGATGCCGGATTCAGCGAAAAATCCTTCACTTTGAGGATAAACGCCGATCTTGCCAATGACCTGGGGAATCTCGTGAGCCGCACCCTGGCCATGGTACAGAAATATGTCGGAGGAAAGGTCCCGTCACCTCAGGATCAGGATGGTCCGGAGAAAGAGCTGCGTGAGGCCGCGCTGGGCTTGGTACCCGTCTGGGAAAAGTCCATGGAGTCCTTTGCCATACACAAGGCCCTGCAGGCAGTCTGGGAAGTAATAAACGCGGCCAACAAAGTGATTGACACCTCCGCCCCATGGGTCTTGGCCAGGGACCCGGCTGAGGCCGGCCGGTTGAGGAATGTTCTCTACACACTCCTTGAGTCTCTTCGGATCTTTTCGATCCTGCTGGCCCCCGTAATGCCGTCAACCGCCGGAAAAATGCAGGAGGCCATGGGTCTTGACCCACAGGTGGATCTGAATCTTGACGCGGCCCGGCGCTGGGGAATCCTGATTCCTGGGACCAATATCTCACGTATACCATCCCTGTTTCCCAGGTTAGAAACAGGTAAGGCGGGCAAGAAGGCGGGCTGA
- a CDS encoding ABC transporter ATP-binding protein, producing MSEIVFDHVTKSFKYGLKQQTVLQDLCLEIEKGEIFGFLGPNGAGKSTAINVALDFIRPDKGRVLIKGLPGNSVGSRGHVGYMPEHPQFYEQLSARELLCFGGLVSGINRSEINEHIEIILEKLELLPFMNRPVRTFSKGMKQRIGMGLAMIHDPDILILDEPMSGLDPLGRRLVTRLILDFKERGKTVFFSSHILNDVETLCDRIAILDKGKRLFYGNIEEFCRDSGSMEEAFVERITNSGH from the coding sequence ATGAGCGAGATAGTCTTTGACCATGTGACAAAGAGCTTCAAATACGGTCTCAAGCAACAGACCGTGCTTCAGGACCTGTGCCTGGAGATAGAAAAAGGGGAGATCTTCGGATTCCTCGGCCCGAACGGGGCCGGCAAGAGCACGGCAATAAACGTGGCCCTTGATTTTATCCGGCCTGATAAAGGAAGGGTCCTCATAAAGGGGCTTCCCGGAAACAGTGTCGGATCACGGGGTCACGTGGGATATATGCCGGAGCATCCACAGTTTTATGAGCAGCTCTCCGCAAGGGAGCTTCTCTGTTTCGGCGGGCTTGTTTCCGGGATCAACAGGTCTGAAATCAATGAACATATTGAGATTATACTCGAAAAGCTGGAGCTCCTTCCCTTTATGAATCGCCCTGTCCGTACCTTTTCAAAGGGGATGAAACAACGTATAGGAATGGGCCTTGCCATGATTCATGACCCGGATATACTCATCCTGGACGAGCCCATGTCCGGCCTCGATCCTCTTGGCAGGAGGCTTGTGACCAGGCTTATCCTGGATTTCAAGGAAAGGGGAAAGACGGTCTTTTTTAGTTCCCATATACTAAATGACGTCGAAACCCTGTGCGACCGTATCGCCATCCTTGATAAAGGGAAGAGGCTGTTTTACGGCAATATCGAAGAGTTCTGCCGGGATTCCGGCTCCATGGAAGAGGCGTTTGTGGAGCGGATAACCAACTCCGGACATTAA
- a CDS encoding aminotransferase: MNTLKKIIPSRRTEHIAYAIRDIVLVAGERKAAGGDLFYLNIGDPVLFGFHTPRHLIDATHRAMLDNYTGYSDSDGVPEAIEAVRQETRKNGIEPYEILITTGASEAIDFALSALVNKGENVLVPSPGYPLYNALLSRLIGEARPYMLDEDNAWQPDIDHIERQIDENTRAIVIINPNNPTGAVYKEDILRQVIELARRYNLVILSDEIYDKLILNSQPHISMASLDKELPMVTFNGLSKCYLAPGFRIGWSIVSGAQELVEDYTEAMKKLVRARLCAPHPKQFAIPSALNGDQIHIKETIEKLIRRRDLTIERLNAIPGISCQRPNGAFYAFPRIEADIDDKEFVKDLIRETGVVVVHGSGFGSLPETPHFRVVFLPPEDILNEAYDRLEGYMRRHF; encoded by the coding sequence ATGAATACACTTAAAAAAATCATTCCTTCGAGACGGACAGAACACATTGCTTATGCCATCAGGGATATCGTACTGGTCGCAGGGGAGAGAAAGGCCGCTGGCGGCGATCTCTTTTATCTTAACATAGGCGATCCCGTGCTCTTTGGTTTTCACACACCGAGGCACCTCATAGATGCCACACATAGGGCAATGCTGGATAATTACACCGGGTATTCCGACTCTGATGGGGTACCGGAGGCCATTGAGGCCGTGAGGCAGGAAACCAGGAAGAACGGTATAGAGCCGTATGAAATACTGATTACCACCGGTGCGAGTGAGGCCATTGATTTTGCCCTCTCCGCGCTGGTAAACAAGGGGGAAAACGTGCTTGTCCCGTCGCCGGGCTACCCCCTTTACAATGCGCTCCTCAGCCGCCTGATCGGTGAGGCCAGGCCTTATATGCTGGACGAAGATAACGCCTGGCAGCCCGACATCGATCATATAGAGAGACAGATAGATGAAAACACCCGGGCAATTGTGATCATAAACCCCAATAATCCCACAGGTGCGGTATACAAGGAGGATATACTGCGTCAGGTGATAGAACTTGCAAGGCGTTATAACCTGGTAATTCTCAGCGACGAGATATACGACAAGCTTATCCTGAACAGCCAGCCCCACATCAGTATGGCCTCACTGGACAAAGAACTCCCCATGGTGACCTTTAACGGTCTTTCCAAGTGCTATCTTGCCCCTGGTTTCCGCATCGGCTGGTCCATAGTAAGCGGGGCTCAAGAGCTTGTGGAGGATTACACCGAGGCCATGAAAAAGCTTGTGAGGGCCAGGCTCTGCGCCCCGCACCCAAAGCAGTTTGCAATACCATCCGCCCTGAACGGCGATCAGATACATATTAAAGAGACGATAGAAAAACTGATTCGACGCAGGGACCTGACAATCGAAAGGCTGAATGCCATTCCGGGCATATCCTGCCAGAGACCTAACGGTGCATTCTATGCCTTTCCCAGGATAGAGGCAGATATAGATGACAAGGAATTCGTAAAGGACCTCATCCGCGAGACCGGTGTAGTCGTGGTACATGGCAGCGGCTTCGGCTCCCTGCCCGAGACACCGCATTTCCGCGTGGTCTTTCTCCCTCCTGAAGATATCCTGAACGAGGCCTATGACCGGCTGGAGGGATATATGAGGCGGCATTTCTGA
- a CDS encoding type II toxin-antitoxin system HicB family antitoxin, translating to MKDYHINIFYSEEDEGYVADIPDLKYCSAFGESPEEALPEVLKAKDVWLESARTHGKSVPEPHYRPVVYQVA from the coding sequence ATGAAGGATTATCACATCAATATCTTTTACAGCGAAGAAGACGAGGGATATGTAGCAGACATACCCGATCTGAAGTATTGCTCTGCTTTTGGAGAATCCCCAGAAGAAGCGTTGCCGGAGGTATTGAAGGCAAAAGATGTATGGTTGGAGTCCGCACGTACACATGGAAAATCTGTTCCTGAGCCACATTATCGTCCCGTGGTCTACCAAGTAGCTTAA
- a CDS encoding stage 0 sporulation protein, whose translation MDAEWVVVPTEHGIEVGRVMGRPVKIRMPMKTLLPRVERLASTHEIELYYRNLDREKTARDVCAERIRALGLSMKLVRVESFFDGSRIIFYYSAEGRVDFRKLVKDLVNMLQTRVEMHQIGIRHETKMIGGIGNCGRELCCASFLKDFDPVSIKMAKCQNLPLNPNKISGICGRLLCCLTCEYETYLELAKNMPPLGKPCNTPAGQGKVVRQDILRQTVTVALSDATQVEFKISELEQYKKKKARSLIKNNKKQRKPDRSITRSPKQKQSENKPGAEKRRSKHSTASKDNAGHPIQTGSCRNAGS comes from the coding sequence TGCCCACAGAGCATGGAATCGAGGTCGGCCGGGTAATGGGACGCCCTGTCAAGATAAGAATGCCCATGAAGACGCTCCTTCCCAGGGTGGAACGTCTGGCCAGTACTCACGAAATAGAACTCTACTATCGGAATCTGGATCGGGAAAAGACCGCCAGGGATGTTTGCGCAGAGCGTATTCGTGCCCTGGGCCTTTCCATGAAGCTGGTCAGGGTGGAGAGTTTCTTCGATGGAAGCAGGATTATATTTTACTATTCCGCGGAGGGCAGAGTAGATTTCAGGAAGCTGGTAAAAGACCTGGTAAATATGCTGCAGACACGAGTTGAAATGCATCAGATAGGAATAAGGCACGAGACCAAAATGATAGGAGGAATAGGAAATTGCGGCCGGGAGCTGTGTTGCGCCAGCTTTCTTAAGGATTTTGATCCTGTATCCATAAAGATGGCCAAATGCCAGAACCTTCCCCTGAATCCAAACAAGATATCAGGGATCTGCGGCAGACTGCTTTGCTGTCTCACGTGTGAATACGAAACATACCTGGAATTGGCCAAAAACATGCCTCCTCTTGGAAAGCCTTGTAATACTCCTGCCGGACAAGGCAAGGTAGTGCGGCAAGACATACTGCGCCAGACAGTCACGGTTGCTCTTTCCGATGCCACCCAAGTCGAATTCAAAATTTCAGAGCTTGAGCAATATAAAAAGAAAAAGGCCAGATCTTTAATCAAAAATAATAAAAAACAGAGAAAACCAGACAGGTCAATCACCCGTTCACCAAAACAGAAGCAATCTGAGAACAAACCTGGAGCTGAAAAAAGAAGATCGAAACATTCGACAGCCTCCAAAGACAATGCCGGCCATCCTATCCAAACGGGAAGCTGTCGGAATGCCGGGTCTTAA
- a CDS encoding methylenetetrahydrofolate reductase, with protein sequence MEERLAQRDPGYDVGRTERGFVITFELVPARASRGKAIDEILRFAGEAAAGGLISALSITDNAEGHPALSPMALGSEIKALGIDPIIHFSCKDKNRNLVESQLFVLDRSGLKNLLVLTGDYPGYGFMGNAKPVFDLDSVQVLGMVSDMNRGFVLDSKAPYGGVKLAPMSFHAGCVVSPFKRLESELIPQYLKLKRKVAAGASFVITQMGFDVRKFDELRRFMDREGLRVPLLGTVFIPTIKLARILHRGEIPGCILPGRLLERMEQEAMSDDRGKGARLERAARLVSILRGIGYEGVHLSGPGLKYSQVEWVIKRANEIGERWKLFTCQFLFPEEWKFWYFKEDPGTWLNRDEPNPGADATPSLKDSLGLGLGRLFHELAFEPGRPLFSSLRRMAGWIDGSSSQSCFTSFEYWIKKWLYDCRCCGDCTLEEMGFLCPQSGCAKFLLNGPCGGSRDGWCEVWPGRQKCFYVRVYERLKSLGKQERLSGLPLPPRDWILYNTSSWLNFYLGRDHHKIRMIKKFS encoded by the coding sequence ATGGAAGAGCGTCTGGCCCAAAGGGATCCAGGATATGATGTCGGAAGGACGGAACGCGGTTTTGTAATTACATTTGAGCTTGTGCCCGCCAGGGCCTCAAGGGGCAAGGCCATTGACGAGATCCTCCGGTTTGCCGGAGAGGCGGCGGCCGGCGGCCTGATCAGCGCCCTCTCCATAACGGACAACGCCGAAGGACATCCTGCATTGTCGCCCATGGCACTTGGCTCTGAGATAAAGGCCCTTGGGATCGATCCAATCATCCACTTTTCCTGCAAGGACAAAAATCGTAATCTCGTGGAGAGCCAGCTATTCGTGCTTGATCGATCCGGCCTTAAAAACCTCCTGGTGCTCACAGGGGATTATCCAGGATACGGATTCATGGGAAACGCCAAGCCCGTATTCGATCTGGATTCAGTCCAGGTCCTGGGCATGGTCTCCGACATGAACCGGGGATTCGTTCTTGATTCCAAGGCACCATATGGGGGTGTAAAGCTGGCCCCCATGAGCTTTCATGCCGGCTGTGTCGTATCTCCCTTCAAGCGCCTGGAATCTGAGCTTATCCCTCAATACCTGAAGCTCAAGCGAAAGGTGGCTGCCGGGGCAAGCTTTGTAATAACGCAAATGGGTTTTGACGTGCGCAAATTCGATGAGCTCAGGCGGTTTATGGACAGGGAAGGCCTCAGGGTGCCTCTTTTAGGAACGGTATTTATACCGACGATAAAATTGGCAAGGATCCTGCACAGGGGAGAAATTCCGGGATGCATTTTGCCGGGCAGGCTCCTTGAGCGTATGGAACAGGAGGCCATGTCGGATGACCGGGGGAAGGGTGCCAGGCTGGAGCGCGCAGCGCGGTTAGTGTCGATACTGAGGGGTATCGGCTACGAAGGGGTGCATCTCAGCGGCCCCGGTCTCAAATACTCCCAAGTTGAATGGGTCATTAAACGGGCCAATGAGATAGGCGAGAGATGGAAGCTCTTTACATGCCAGTTTCTTTTTCCTGAGGAATGGAAATTCTGGTATTTCAAGGAAGATCCGGGGACCTGGCTCAACCGTGACGAGCCAAATCCAGGGGCAGATGCTACGCCCTCTTTAAAAGATTCGCTCGGCCTGGGTCTCGGACGCCTTTTCCACGAGCTTGCCTTTGAACCCGGGAGACCTCTTTTCAGCTCCCTGCGCAGGATGGCAGGATGGATTGACGGCTCGTCTTCACAGAGCTGTTTTACTTCTTTTGAATATTGGATAAAAAAGTGGCTTTATGATTGCCGGTGCTGTGGAGACTGCACCCTGGAAGAAATGGGATTTCTGTGTCCCCAGTCCGGGTGTGCCAAGTTTCTGCTGAACGGCCCATGCGGGGGCAGCAGAGACGGCTGGTGCGAAGTCTGGCCGGGGAGGCAGAAGTGTTTTTATGTAAGGGTATATGAAAGGCTTAAGAGCCTTGGCAAACAGGAAAGGCTGAGTGGCCTTCCGCTTCCTCCGCGAGACTGGATTCTTTACAACACCTCCTCATGGTTGAATTTCTATCTTGGGAGGGATCATCATAAAATTCGGATGATTAAAAAATTCAGTTGA
- a CDS encoding methylenetetrahydrofolate--tRNA-(uracil(54)-C(5))-methyltransferase (FADH(2)-oxidizing) TrmFO gives MDRSITIIGGGLAGCEAAWQAANRGVAVRLCEMKPGNFSPAHRNPNLAELVCSNSLRSASIDSAVGLLKEEMRLAGSLIMDAAHKTRVPAGKALAVDRERFAQEITQRIERHPLIFVAREEVMEIPKEGVVVLATGPLTSEMLSQAIQALIGVDYLYFYDAIAPIVMADSIDREVAFRQSRYGPIGRGDYLNCPMDKDTYELFVSELLRAEKVPLRDFEKAVYFEGCLPVEVMAERGRDALRYGPMKPVGLTDPRTGRAPHAAVQLRQEDLEGSMCNMVGFQTKLKWKEQERIFRLIPGLENAEFARLGSIHRNTFVCAPEVLGPTLQMKNESRILLAGQISGVEGYVESTAMGWLAGVNAARLVRHEAPFIPPAATAHGALIQHITRADPKRFQPMNINFGLFPGLEKKIPRRERGKAYSQRALEAWKGFLLNGFCS, from the coding sequence ATGGATAGATCCATAACCATCATAGGCGGGGGCCTGGCAGGCTGCGAAGCGGCCTGGCAGGCTGCAAACAGGGGCGTTGCGGTGCGCCTCTGCGAAATGAAGCCAGGGAATTTCTCGCCGGCGCACAGGAACCCCAACCTGGCAGAGCTCGTGTGCAGCAATTCCCTGAGGTCCGCATCTATCGATTCCGCAGTAGGTCTGCTGAAGGAAGAGATGCGCCTTGCAGGTTCCCTGATAATGGATGCGGCGCACAAGACCCGGGTCCCTGCGGGAAAGGCCCTGGCTGTGGACAGGGAGCGTTTTGCACAGGAAATTACTCAACGGATAGAAAGGCACCCTCTCATTTTCGTTGCTCGGGAAGAGGTTATGGAAATCCCCAAAGAGGGAGTCGTGGTTCTGGCAACAGGTCCCCTGACGTCAGAAATGCTCTCTCAGGCCATACAGGCCCTGATCGGAGTCGATTACCTCTATTTCTATGATGCAATCGCCCCTATCGTCATGGCAGATTCTATAGACCGTGAGGTGGCCTTCAGGCAGTCCCGCTACGGCCCTATAGGTAGGGGGGACTATCTGAACTGTCCCATGGATAAGGACACTTACGAACTTTTTGTCTCTGAACTGCTGAGGGCTGAGAAGGTCCCGCTTCGCGATTTTGAGAAGGCCGTTTACTTCGAGGGGTGCCTCCCGGTCGAGGTTATGGCCGAAAGGGGACGGGACGCTTTGAGGTACGGCCCGATGAAGCCTGTGGGGCTCACTGATCCCAGGACCGGGCGGGCGCCTCATGCAGCAGTCCAGCTCAGGCAGGAAGACCTGGAAGGCAGCATGTGCAACATGGTCGGTTTTCAGACCAAACTGAAATGGAAAGAGCAGGAGAGGATCTTCAGGCTCATCCCCGGTCTTGAGAATGCGGAGTTCGCCAGGCTTGGAAGCATCCACCGGAACACATTTGTATGCGCCCCGGAGGTACTCGGGCCTACTCTTCAGATGAAGAATGAGTCAAGGATACTTCTCGCGGGACAGATCAGCGGGGTAGAGGGCTATGTGGAATCCACCGCCATGGGGTGGCTTGCAGGGGTTAACGCGGCCCGCCTCGTACGGCATGAGGCCCCATTCATCCCTCCTGCAGCAACTGCACACGGCGCCCTGATACAGCATATTACCCGGGCCGACCCCAAGAGGTTTCAGCCGATGAACATAAATTTCGGTCTCTTCCCAGGGCTTGAGAAAAAAATACCAAGGAGGGAAAGGGGTAAGGCCTATTCTCAAAGGGCGCTTGAGGCCTGGAAAGGGTTTCTGCTGAACGGCTTTTGCAGCTAA
- the selB gene encoding selenocysteine-specific translation elongation factor, translating into MDTKTIIIGTAGHIDHGKTALVKALTGIDTDRLKEEKERGITIELGFAHLSLPSGQQVGVVDVPGHERFVKNMVAGAMGMDLVVLVVAADEGIMPQTTEHLEICQLLGVKKGLVVLTKKDLVEQEWLEMVTEDISDFVSGTFLEDAPVLAVSSTTGEGLDEFLRVLDETISEVVPRAPVGPYRLPVDRVFSVKGFGTVVTGTSISGQIRLGDEVSIYPKGMTARIRGIQIHGKDAQEAHPGMRTALNLQGIDKEDVSRGDVAATPGSLHASCLVDLNFLYLASSGRPLRHRSPVRFHVGTAEVIGRVLLQGDELAPGSESYIQIMLKEPVAVLSGDHYVIRSYSPVRTIGGGRILHPVPRRRKRTRPALWAELDILARGGPADIIGYHLERAGVRGLSRSEIAMRSSIYGKRLARELDPLLSSRKVVCFEGEGQRLIHGKVYGILKERALSILETFHHDNPLVQGLSKEELRSRLFSAAGVTGPVFQSTNQRLFQMLLTDLVKSGKVAHEKDLVRLSTHHVTLGDEEKEIRRELELIFKRAGFQPPFREDAIGRMAGRKKAADTIFDLMVREGILVRLKEDLYFHHSILDRVKDMVICFIKDHGELGINEFRDLAGGLSRKYMIPLLEYLDNRRVTIRIGDKRKLRGGLEG; encoded by the coding sequence ATGGATACCAAAACCATTATTATTGGTACTGCTGGACACATTGACCATGGGAAGACCGCCCTGGTCAAAGCCCTGACCGGCATAGATACCGACCGGCTAAAGGAGGAAAAAGAGCGGGGCATCACTATTGAACTGGGTTTTGCCCACCTTTCTCTCCCGTCAGGCCAGCAGGTTGGGGTGGTGGACGTACCGGGCCACGAACGTTTTGTAAAAAACATGGTGGCAGGGGCCATGGGGATGGACCTCGTTGTCCTTGTGGTGGCTGCCGACGAAGGAATCATGCCCCAGACCACGGAACACCTGGAGATATGCCAGCTCCTTGGGGTCAAGAAAGGGCTTGTTGTCCTCACCAAGAAAGACCTTGTGGAACAGGAATGGCTGGAAATGGTTACTGAGGACATCAGTGATTTTGTCTCAGGTACATTTCTGGAAGATGCCCCTGTGCTGGCTGTCTCCTCTACCACCGGAGAAGGTCTTGACGAATTCCTCAGGGTTCTGGATGAGACGATATCAGAAGTGGTGCCAAGGGCCCCGGTCGGACCCTATCGCCTTCCGGTGGACAGGGTGTTCAGCGTCAAAGGATTTGGCACGGTAGTCACCGGCACTTCCATTTCCGGGCAGATCAGGCTGGGAGACGAGGTATCTATCTATCCCAAAGGGATGACCGCCAGGATTCGGGGCATCCAGATACATGGAAAGGATGCCCAGGAGGCCCATCCGGGGATGCGCACGGCCCTCAATCTACAGGGTATTGACAAGGAAGATGTCAGCAGGGGAGATGTTGCTGCTACTCCGGGGAGCCTGCACGCGAGCTGCCTCGTTGATTTGAATTTTCTGTATCTTGCCAGCTCAGGCCGTCCCCTGCGGCACAGGAGTCCGGTTCGCTTTCACGTGGGAACGGCCGAGGTTATCGGAAGGGTCCTGCTCCAGGGAGACGAGCTTGCTCCGGGTTCAGAGTCCTATATCCAGATAATGTTGAAGGAGCCGGTGGCGGTCCTCTCCGGAGATCACTATGTCATAAGGAGTTATTCGCCTGTCCGTACCATAGGTGGCGGAAGGATCCTCCACCCTGTCCCCAGGAGACGGAAGCGGACCCGGCCCGCACTCTGGGCGGAGCTGGATATCCTGGCCAGGGGCGGACCGGCTGACATCATCGGCTATCATCTGGAACGTGCGGGCGTGAGGGGGCTCTCAAGATCAGAGATCGCAATGCGTAGCAGTATATATGGAAAACGCCTTGCCAGGGAGCTTGATCCTCTCCTGAGTTCCAGAAAAGTTGTGTGCTTTGAGGGAGAAGGGCAGAGACTCATCCACGGTAAAGTTTACGGGATCCTGAAGGAACGGGCATTGAGTATCCTGGAGACCTTTCATCATGACAACCCTCTTGTCCAGGGCCTGTCCAAAGAAGAGCTGAGGTCCCGCCTCTTTTCCGCAGCCGGTGTTACGGGACCTGTTTTTCAATCAACAAATCAAAGGCTGTTTCAAATGCTTCTTACTGATCTTGTCAAGTCAGGAAAGGTTGCACACGAAAAGGATCTTGTCAGGCTCTCTACACACCATGTGACTCTCGGGGATGAAGAAAAAGAGATCAGAAGAGAACTTGAGCTTATCTTCAAGCGGGCCGGTTTTCAGCCCCCTTTTCGTGAGGATGCCATTGGCCGTATGGCAGGGCGTAAGAAGGCGGCGGACACGATATTTGATCTGATGGTCAGAGAAGGGATTCTTGTGCGCTTGAAGGAGGATCTCTATTTTCACCACAGTATCCTGGACAGAGTTAAGGATATGGTCATTTGCTTCATTAAAGATCACGGCGAGCTTGGCATAAACGAATTCCGGGACCTTGCCGGAGGGCTTTCCAGAAAGTATATGATTCCGCTCCTTGAGTATCTGGACAACCGGCGGGTGACCATACGAATAGGTGATAAGCGCAAGCTGCGCGGAGGACTGGAAGGCTGA
- a CDS encoding four helix bundle protein: protein MKIERFEDIEAWQLARELTGRVYGLTRKPGFTKDFGLKKQVQDAARSSMHNIAEGFDSETNSEFVRFLRYAKRSCSEVQSELYVALDQQYITKAEFQDVYDHAGRTRAAIRGFIKYLLAYEQGRRNKSNPEPMNPEPMNLLCMFNRMPGI from the coding sequence ATGAAAATTGAACGGTTTGAAGATATTGAGGCCTGGCAACTGGCACGTGAATTAACAGGGCGTGTGTATGGGCTGACAAGGAAGCCAGGGTTTACGAAAGACTTCGGATTGAAGAAACAGGTACAAGATGCTGCCAGATCATCGATGCATAATATTGCCGAAGGCTTTGATTCGGAGACAAATTCGGAGTTTGTTCGTTTTCTTCGGTATGCAAAGAGGTCTTGCTCCGAGGTCCAGAGTGAGCTTTACGTGGCGCTCGATCAACAATACATAACGAAAGCCGAGTTTCAGGATGTGTATGATCATGCCGGACGCACCCGCGCTGCCATTCGTGGTTTCATCAAATACTTGCTGGCTTATGAGCAGGGCCGGCGAAATAAAAGCAACCCTGAACCTATGAACCCTGAACCTATGAACCTATTATGTATGTTCAACCGAATGCCGGGAATATAA